A genomic region of Dermacentor andersoni chromosome 9, qqDerAnde1_hic_scaffold, whole genome shotgun sequence contains the following coding sequences:
- the LOC129383796 gene encoding uncharacterized protein: MHALSRALPALPSTSVEVIGSQQICAYYEGMSATEGSETVAGLAWDGTAAGGHESMPYSEQIVARLTKRGLDFDRACEYDDSHADCWLFHDLDRWSKVLHPVSFELVETEPAKLAIRSTRTRRRQLGDDELYDAAYVFCWLPKTHRCVQRIMMEDPGALLYGPASTLALALGRSVNVQHLQLRGADKKAYCQEELCEGLAGLGQLKSFEFSRFTINASMSRSIANLLRRNASHLIAVSFSDNDMPQESVKCLLRALQSCRLLGELSIVGSKISRESVNSIARLLRVAKSLTKLTLDQALDDVNLFTLAEALKDNTSLLELHICQCDTDFELLFKALITNKTLKHLDLNGCNISDSNAESLATALRSNVGLTKLELKGTYLDADSMVTLANKLKENSALELLDLRRNTVTVRAVNTFCSMLQNNKTLKSVLFSEVQATQLERSTLSFAMAQAEGYSRIQMPWAEPDLPPLSAAVALGSKSLTELDLSDASELSEMSICALLQNLATNEYVRTVTVDLGDRKQVAVALCCVLALNQTIQNLKIRTHGLLGMVAKALATNTTVSQVYLESYKVSLRSLKSIAFMLTKNTAITNLKLNIGDSMRTKRLAILSRALVENQSIVDLTLTTMTNANHVSSRMFTSIQRNTSLLNMAVRFLTLQRLDRQAAVAFEALSEKASLVPQLMKVTKQTEAEAKKAVRSAKRYIQSNYFQLAGIVRESVVFHLGMGREIRALNYGCLSAIARYLKLSDVVCIDCSNPNIQP; encoded by the exons TGAGACAGTCGCGGGCCTTGCGTGGGATGGCACAGCCGCCGGCGGTCACGAGAGCATGCCTTACTCCGAACAGATCGTGGCTCGCCTAACAAAGCGAGGGCTGGACTTCGACCGCGCTTGTGAGTATGACGATAGCCACGCCGATTGCTGGCTTTTCCACGACCTCGATCGATGGAGCAAGGTCTTGCACCCGGTGAGCTTCGAACTGGTCGAAACCGAGCCGGCCAAGCTGGCCATCCGGTCGACGCGGACACGTCGGCGTCAGCTCGGCGACGACGAACTTTACGACGCCGCTTACGTCTTCTGCTGGCTGCCGAAGACGCATCGCTGCGTTCAGCGCATCATGATGGAAGACCCGGGGGCGTTATTGTATGGACCGGCCTCCACCCTCGCGTTGGCGCTAGGCCGGAGTGTCAACGTCCAGCATCTGCAGCTGCGCGGTGCCGACAAAAAAGCCTACTGCCAAGAAGAGCTTTGCGAAGGGCTGGCTGGCCTTGGACAGCTCAAGAGCTTCGAATTTTCCCGGTTCACCATCAATGCATCAATGTCGAGATCCATAGCGAATTTGCTTAGACGAAACGCGAGCCACCTCATTGCGGTTTCCTTCTCCGATAATGACATGCCGCAGGAGTCCGTCAAGTGCCTCTTGCGAGCGCTGCAGAGCTGTCGCCTCCTCGGCGAGCTGTCTATCGTCGGGAGCAAGATTTCACGGGAAAGCGTGAACTCTATCGCGAGGCTACTGCGCGTCGCGAAGTCCTTGACCAAATTGACGCTCGACCAGGCTCTGGATGACGTCAACCTATTCACTTTAGCAGAGGCACTCAAGGACAATACGTCCCTACTGGAGCTTCACATTTGCCAGTGTGACACGGACTTCGAGCTTCTTTTTAAAGCGCTAATCACGAACAAGACCCTGAAGCACTTGGACCTGAACGGTTGCAACATCAGCGACAGTAATGCAGAGTCACTCGCGACAGCACTGCGTAGCAACGTAGGGCTGACAAAGTTGGAATTAAAGGGCACTTATCTCGATGCCGACTCAATGGTGACACTTGCTAATAAGCTTAAGGAGAACTCTGCTCTCGAGTTGCTGGATCTGAGGAGGAACACCGTGACTGTACGTGCTGTCAACACGTTCTGCAGTATGCTGCAAAATAACAAGACGCTAAAGAGTGTGCTGTTTTCTGAAGTTCAAGCTACACAACTGGAAAG GTCAACTCTCTCCTTTGCCATGGCCCAAGCCGAAGGCTACAGCCGCATCCAGATGCCTTGGGCCGAGCCCGACCTTCCTCCACTGTCTGCAGCCGTGGCACTTGGTTCAAAGTCGCTCACAGAACTCGACCTAAGCGATGCCTCCGAACTCTCTGAAATGagcatttgtgcgctgcttcAAAATCTCGCCACAAATGAATATGTGCGAACTGTAACAGTCGATTTAGGAGATCGCAAACAAGTCGCTGTTGCGTTGTGCTGTGTGCTCGCCTTGAACCAAACTATCCAGAATCTTAAGATTAGGACCCATGGGCTGCTTGGCATGGTCGCCAAGGCGCTCGCGACAAATACCACTGTGAGTCAAGTATATTTGGAAAGCTATAAAGTATCCTTGAGGTCGCTCAAGTCGATTGCTTTTATGCTGACAAAGAACACTGCAATCACCAACCTGAAATTGAACATTGGGGACTCCATGCGCACCAAACGCCTTGCCATTCTGTCGCGCGCCCTGGTGGAAAACCAGTCTATCGTGGATTTGACACTGACCACCATGACAAATGCAAACCATGTGTCTTCCCGTATGTTCACCTCGATTCAACGGAACACCAGTCTTCTGAACATGGCTGTGAGATTTCTCACACTCCAGAGGCTAGATAGGCAGGCTGCAGTGGCATTCGAAGCCCTCAGTGAAAAGGCGTCGCTTGTTCCACAGCTAATGAAAGTGACCAAACAGACTGAGGCCGAGGCAAAAAAGGCTGTGCGGTCGGCAAAGCGTTACATTCAGTCAAACTACTTTCAGCTAGCGGGCATTGTGAGAGAAAGTGTTGTTTTCCACCTTGGCATGGGACGAGAGATTCGTGCCTTGAATTACGGGTGCCTCTCTGCCATAGCACGATATCTCAAGCTGTCAGATGTTGTCTGTATAGATTGCAGCAACCCTAATATACAGCCGTAA